A DNA window from Paenibacillus andongensis contains the following coding sequences:
- a CDS encoding Cof-type HAD-IIB family hydrolase, with product MHTVYKIVFFDIDGTLVNEEKQVPASTIIAIQQLKQQGIEPVIATGRAPYFIKPLAEQLGIDSYVCLNGGYAVYRGEPLYRRIIAKSSIEALVKLAAKHKHSLVFEGEHNFFTDTEDHPFVVGSVSSLKVDLPAYDPDFWKTNDIYQIFLHIEDTDEHLYEELQSEFKLIRWHQHAIDVLPAGGSKAQGIAALLELVGLKPEDAVAFGDGLNDMEMLSYVGFGIAMGNSHKDLLPYADHVTTHVDEDGIRNGLITAGLL from the coding sequence ATCCATACCGTGTACAAAATTGTATTTTTTGATATTGACGGCACATTAGTTAACGAAGAAAAACAAGTTCCTGCCAGTACGATCATAGCTATTCAACAATTAAAGCAGCAAGGGATCGAACCGGTCATTGCAACAGGAAGAGCTCCTTACTTCATCAAACCTTTGGCTGAACAGCTTGGAATTGATTCCTATGTTTGCTTGAACGGCGGTTATGCCGTTTACCGTGGTGAACCGCTCTACAGGCGGATTATCGCAAAGAGCAGCATAGAAGCATTAGTCAAATTGGCGGCTAAGCATAAGCATTCCCTCGTATTTGAAGGGGAGCACAACTTCTTCACGGATACCGAAGACCATCCTTTTGTTGTTGGATCGGTTTCCTCATTGAAGGTTGATTTGCCGGCGTATGACCCGGATTTCTGGAAAACAAACGACATTTATCAAATTTTCCTGCATATTGAAGACACAGATGAGCATTTGTACGAGGAACTGCAATCGGAATTTAAGCTGATTCGCTGGCACCAGCATGCGATAGACGTATTACCTGCTGGTGGTTCGAAAGCACAAGGAATTGCCGCGCTTTTGGAGCTTGTTGGATTGAAGCCGGAAGATGCTGTCGCTTTCGGAGATGGGTTAAATGATATGGAGATGCTTTCGTATGTTGGATTTGGTATCGCAATGGGGAACTCGCACAAAGACTTACTTCCTTATGCCGATCATGTAACGACACATGTGGATGAAGATGGCATTCGAAACGGACTTATTACTGCAGGATTGCTATAG
- the murI gene encoding glutamate racemase, protein MRIAFFDSGIGGITVLHEAMKQLPHEDFLYFADTLHVPYGTKSKDEVLAFVKKSVDMIIKEEVKALVIACNTATSIAITELRKTYEIPIIGMEPAVKPALEMNRSSGKRVLVFATPLTLKQSKYRELVSRMDDMGMVDSVPLPELVEFCEQLNVESQQVTDYFHAKLEPFDLRMYGTVVLGCTHYPFYRGVLRKILPSHIQIVDGSAGTVNRLIQLLSERNELPGVGQSDVKFMCSNEDKAYMQKMEKALEIIRGH, encoded by the coding sequence ATGAGAATAGCTTTTTTTGATTCAGGGATTGGCGGAATTACTGTTTTACACGAAGCCATGAAGCAATTGCCTCATGAAGATTTTCTATATTTTGCGGATACCCTTCATGTTCCCTACGGGACGAAATCGAAGGACGAGGTTCTTGCTTTTGTCAAAAAATCCGTAGACATGATTATCAAAGAAGAGGTTAAAGCCCTCGTCATTGCTTGCAACACAGCAACCAGTATAGCCATTACGGAGTTAAGAAAAACCTATGAGATACCGATTATTGGCATGGAACCCGCGGTAAAGCCAGCCCTCGAAATGAATCGTTCATCTGGTAAAAGAGTGCTCGTTTTCGCTACGCCATTAACACTCAAGCAATCGAAATATAGAGAGTTAGTCTCTCGTATGGATGATATGGGTATGGTGGATTCGGTGCCGCTGCCGGAATTGGTTGAATTCTGTGAACAATTGAATGTGGAGAGTCAACAAGTCACTGATTATTTTCATGCCAAGCTGGAGCCCTTCGACTTGAGGATGTATGGGACGGTTGTTCTAGGATGTACGCATTACCCTTTTTATAGGGGCGTTCTAAGAAAAATATTACCAAGTCATATCCAAATTGTTGATGGAAGCGCGGGCACAGTGAACCGGTTGATACAGCTGCTTAGTGAACGAAACGAATTGCCAGGCGTGGGGCAGTCTGACGTCAAATTCATGTGTTCTAACGAGGATAAAGCCTACATGCAGAAGATGGAAAAGGCCTTGGAGATCATTCGAGGTCATTAG